In Helianthus annuus cultivar XRQ/B chromosome 3, HanXRQr2.0-SUNRISE, whole genome shotgun sequence, a single window of DNA contains:
- the LOC110931196 gene encoding uncharacterized protein LOC110931196: MKYKRGSTVEVFCNKSWRCARIVSSKGHNYTVSYDVYPGFTSKDDVEHISVKSIRPCPPLLESSESWVPGDVAEVFHNLSWKMAIVLKDIGLDQFIVRLVGSLQEFEVTKSELRVRQSYQNGKWIVTGKVPSDHKEANGSELLKYGTQDNHRLMASRIVFSKTRKRASPGCDSQYEMKKKRARKLTMCGKEGRHALVQGTSPEKVDDVESSSGSCSINSYKPYHGSGFCVEDIEDHESDAESVCQCGYNEESQSQETDESGDNKAVADEIHRLELHAYRYTMVSLHASGPLNWEKETMVTNLRISLHISNDEHLIMLKSLLSASSKQSY; encoded by the coding sequence ATGAAGTATAAGAGAGGAAGTACAGTGGAGGTATTTTGCAACAAATCTTGGCGTTGCGCTCGAATAGTTTCTAGCAAAGGACACAACTACACCGTCAGTTACGATGTGTATCCCGGTTTTACTAGCAAAGATGATGTGGAACACATATCTGTAAAATCTATAAGACCTTGTCCTCCTTTGTTAGAAAGTTCAGAATCTTGGGTTCCTGGTGATGTGGCGGAAGTGTTTCACAATCTTTCATGGAAGATGGCAATCGTTTTGAAGGATATCGGTTTGGACCAGTTCATAGTCAGATTAGTTGGATCATTACAAGAGTTTGAAGTAACTAAATCAGAACTCCGTGTGAGGCAATCGTATCAAAATGGTAAATGGATTGTGACTGGCAAGGTTCCTAGTGATCATAAAGAGGCAAACGGCTCCGAGCTTTTGAAGTATGGTACTCAAGACAACCATCGGTTAATGGCGTCGCGTATTGTTTTctctaaaacccgaaaacgcgcTTCACCCGGCTGTGATTCTCAATATGAAATGAAGAAAAAACGTGCACGGAAGTTAACAATGTGTGGAAAAGAGGGCAGACATGCCTTGGTGCAGGGAACATCACCTGAAAAGGTGGATGATGTTGAATCCTCAAGTGGTAGTTGTAGCATTAATAGCTATAAACCGTATCATGGTTCTGGCTTTTGTGTTGAAGATATTGAAGATCATGAAAGTGATGCGGAGTCTGTTTGTCAGTGTGGATATAATGaagaaagtcaaagtcaagaaacAGATGAATCAGGTGATAACAAGGCAGTGGCAGATGAAATTCATAGACTGGAGTTGCATGCCTACCGTTACACCATGGTGTCATTACATGCATCAGGACCCTTAAACTGGGAGAAAGAAACAATGGTAACAAACCTTCGTATATCACTCCATATATCAAATGATGAACATTTGATTATGTTAAAAAGCTTACTTTCTGCTTCTAGTAAACAGTCTTATTAG